One genomic region from Vannielia litorea encodes:
- a CDS encoding ABC transporter permease, producing MKPVTLWLAAGLILAALICASVLIGAASLFSGDVDGGLLIAVSRLPRTLAALLAGAGLALAGVVVQMAVQNRLVEPGLVGTPEAAMLGLLAVTLIAPGASMMVKMSVAAAAALVGTLCFMALARHVPRRDPVLLPLVGLIYGGILGAAALWVAWTTDLVQYLGTWMSGEFSGVLAGRYELLWIVAVLAPLLYLAADRITLLGLGEDAARSLGLNYRQTLLAGLLLVAIITAAVVVTVGAIPFVGLVVPNIISRLRGDNLRRNLPLTAWLGASAVLACDILGRLIRWPYEIPAGTIFAVFGAGVFLWLLNAAPRRAHA from the coding sequence TTGAAACCGGTCACGCTCTGGCTGGCCGCCGGACTGATCCTCGCCGCCCTGATCTGCGCCTCGGTGCTGATCGGGGCGGCGAGCCTCTTTTCGGGTGATGTCGATGGCGGCCTGCTGATTGCCGTCAGCCGCCTGCCGCGCACTCTTGCCGCCTTGTTGGCCGGAGCCGGATTGGCGCTGGCTGGCGTGGTCGTGCAGATGGCGGTGCAGAACCGGCTGGTTGAGCCGGGGCTTGTCGGCACGCCAGAGGCGGCCATGCTCGGGCTGCTTGCGGTCACTCTGATTGCACCGGGCGCATCAATGATGGTCAAGATGAGCGTGGCCGCTGCCGCAGCGCTCGTTGGCACGCTCTGCTTCATGGCTTTGGCCCGACACGTGCCTCGGCGCGATCCCGTGCTGCTGCCGCTGGTCGGGCTGATCTACGGCGGAATTCTGGGGGCGGCAGCGCTGTGGGTCGCCTGGACAACCGACCTTGTTCAGTATCTTGGCACGTGGATGTCGGGCGAGTTTTCGGGCGTGCTGGCGGGCCGCTATGAACTGCTCTGGATTGTGGCCGTTCTGGCCCCGTTGCTCTACCTGGCCGCAGACCGCATTACCCTGCTGGGACTGGGCGAAGACGCGGCGCGCAGCCTCGGGCTGAACTACCGGCAAACCCTGCTGGCCGGGTTGCTGCTGGTGGCCATCATCACCGCTGCCGTTGTCGTGACGGTTGGGGCCATCCCTTTTGTCGGGCTTGTGGTGCCCAACATCATCTCGCGGCTTCGGGGAGACAATCTACGCCGTAATCTGCCGCTTACCGCATGGCTCGGGGCAAGTGCGGTTCTGGCGTGCGATATTCTCGGTCGCCTGATCCGTTGGCCCTACGAAATTCCGGCCGGTACGATCTTTGCCGTTTTCGGTGCGGGCGTGTTTCTGTGGCTGCTCAATGCCGCTCCGCGACGTGCTCATGCCTGA
- a CDS encoding siderophore ABC transporter substrate-binding protein codes for MKSIGIVQPDSEPQETPMNRLATLAALALTPAALAAQTVEIETYAGPVSVPQAPEKVVVLDIAAIDSLSALGVSIDAVPQFTPPAYLADVFASAQPVGSLFEPDFEAIASLGPSLIVAGGRSQAQVEPLSQIAPTVDMTIWEDVVGQGRARLEAYGKLFAREGKAAELVGELDAAVEGAKAAAEGKGDALILLVNGGKISAYGDDSRFGWLHSTLGLPEAYPDLTAETHGEAVSFEFVAEVNPDWILVIDRGAAIGQEGEAASAVLDTPLIAGTTAGQNGQIVYLESARLYIAGGGINSMLGTIGEVTEALEGAAASN; via the coding sequence ATGAAATCCATCGGGATTGTCCAGCCCGATTCCGAACCCCAGGAGACCCCGATGAATCGCCTCGCCACATTGGCTGCACTGGCTCTGACACCCGCCGCGCTGGCTGCGCAAACCGTCGAAATCGAGACCTATGCAGGCCCGGTCAGCGTTCCGCAGGCGCCTGAGAAGGTTGTTGTGCTCGATATCGCCGCAATCGACTCGCTTTCTGCCTTGGGCGTTTCCATTGACGCGGTGCCGCAGTTCACCCCGCCGGCCTACCTGGCGGATGTGTTTGCCTCGGCTCAGCCGGTTGGCAGCCTGTTTGAGCCCGACTTCGAAGCCATCGCGAGCCTTGGCCCGAGCCTGATTGTCGCTGGCGGCCGGTCACAGGCGCAGGTCGAGCCGCTTTCACAGATCGCTCCGACCGTCGATATGACGATCTGGGAAGATGTCGTGGGCCAGGGCCGCGCGCGGCTGGAAGCCTACGGCAAGCTTTTTGCCAGGGAAGGTAAGGCCGCTGAACTCGTCGGTGAGCTCGATGCGGCCGTCGAGGGGGCAAAAGCTGCGGCAGAAGGCAAAGGTGACGCTCTGATCCTGCTGGTGAATGGTGGAAAGATTTCTGCCTATGGCGATGATAGCCGCTTCGGGTGGCTGCATAGCACGCTCGGACTGCCCGAAGCCTACCCCGATCTGACTGCGGAAACCCACGGCGAGGCAGTGTCCTTCGAATTTGTTGCCGAGGTGAACCCGGATTGGATTCTGGTGATCGACCGTGGCGCCGCCATTGGCCAAGAAGGCGAAGCGGCCAGCGCTGTGCTGGACACGCCTCTGATCGCTGGCACCACGGCGGGCCAGAACGGGCAGATCGTCTATCTTGAGAGCGCGCGCCTCTACATCGCAGGCGGCGGCATCAACTCGATGCTTGGGACGATCGGTGAGGTCACCGAGGCGCTGGAAGGCGCCGCAGCCAGCAATTGA